A single Panthera tigris isolate Pti1 chromosome A3, P.tigris_Pti1_mat1.1, whole genome shotgun sequence DNA region contains:
- the MAPRE1 gene encoding microtubule-associated protein RP/EB family member 1 has product MAVNVYSTSVTSDNLSRHDMLAWINESLQLNLTKIEQLCSGAAYCQFMDMLFPGSIALKKVKFQAKLEHEYIQNFKILQAGFKRMGVDKIIPVDKLVKGKFQDNFEFVQWFKKFFDANYDGKDYDPVAARQGQETAVAPSLVAPALNKPKKPLSSSSAAPQRPIATHRTTATPKAGPGVVRKNPGVGNGDDEAAELMQQVNVLKLTVEDLEKERDFYFGKLRNIELICQENEGENNPVLQRIVDILYATDEGFVIPDEGGPQEEQEEY; this is encoded by the exons ATGGCAGTGAACGTATACTCGACGTCCGTCACCAGTGATAACCTAAGTCGACATGACATGCTGGCCTGGATCAATGAGTCTCTGCAGCTGAATCTGACAAAGATCGAACAGTTGTGTTCAG GGGCTGCCTATTGTCAGTTTATGGACATGCTGTTCCCTGGCTCCATTGCCCTGAAAAAAGTGAAATTCCAGGCTAAGCTAGAACACGAATACATCCAGAACTTCAAAATACTACAAGCAGGTTTTAAGAGAATGGGTGTTGACAAA ATAATTCCTGTGGACAAATTAGTAAAAGGAAAGTTTCAGGACAATTTTGAATTTGTTCAGTGGTTCAAGAAGTTTTTTGATGCAAACTATGATGGAAAAGACTATGACCCCGTAGCTGCCAGACAAGGTCAAGAAACTGCAGTGGCTCCCTCCCTTGTTGCTCCAGCTCTGAACAAACCGAAGAAACCTCTCAGCTCTAGCAGTGCag CTCCACAGAGGCCCATTGCGACCCACAGAACTACTGCAACCCCTAAGGCTGGCCCAGGTGTGGTGCGAAAGAATCCTGGTGTGGGCAACGGGGATGACGAAGCAGCTGAATTGATGCAGCAG GTCAACGTATTGAAACTTACTGTTGAAGacttggagaaagagagagatttctaCTTTGGAAAGCTAAGGAACATTGAATTGATTTGCCAGGAGAACGAGGGGGAAAACAACCCTGTATTGCAGAGGATCGTGGACATTCTCTACGCCACAGAC gAAGGCTTTGTGATCCCTGATGAAGGGGGCCCACAGGAGGAGCAAGAAGAGTATTAA